The Benincasa hispida cultivar B227 chromosome 9, ASM972705v1, whole genome shotgun sequence genome has a segment encoding these proteins:
- the LOC120087356 gene encoding uncharacterized protein LOC120087356, whose translation MLLKETIHKTNNLFHKTLENFKDFFFKGFQKLQKPTSLITFSCSKGKPQQHTHPTDRLYIDFYDEWQSTLQKAAKRSVDGGNVMTSKENVKQEDTNVAKQSPPRSRQEKVVKEKKKPGASHLRKGDVKNSSTRSNGLVQKMKELEMLDRGDMEQELDIEEAIHYYSRLRSPVYLEIVDKFFMDMHSEISVPEPSTRSVNSSKRRLGSMRL comes from the coding sequence ATGCTGCTAAAAGAAACCATCCACAAAACCAACAACCTCTTCCATAAAACTCTTGAAAACTTCAAGGATTTTTTCTTCAAAGGGTTTCAAAAGCTGCAGAAACCCACTTCCTTGATCACCTTCTCTTGCAGCAAAGGAAAGCCACAACAACATACTCATCCAACGGATCGACTCTACATTGATTTTTACGATGAGTGGCAATCCACATTGCAAAAAGCCGCAAAGAGAAGCGTTGACGGTGGCAATGTGATGACGTCGAAGGAAAACGTGAAGCAAGAAGACACAAATGTTGCAAAACAAAGTCCTCCAAGGAGCAGACAAGAGAAAGTtgtgaaagagaagaagaaaccaGGAGCTTCCCATCTTAGAAAAGGTGATGTTAAAAACAGTAGTACAAGAAGTAATGGGTTAGtacaaaaaatgaaagaattggaGATGTTGGATAGGGGTGATATGGAACAAGAATTGGATATAGAAGAGGCAATTCATTATTACTCTCGCCTCAGAAGTCCTGTTTATCTTGAAATTGTGGACAAGTTTTTCATGGACATGCACTCTGAAATCTCCGTTCCTGAGCCTTCTACTAGGAGTGTGAACAGCTCAAAGAGAAGACTGGGGTCCATGAGATTATAG